The Aeromonas jandaei genomic interval GGTTGGCACGCAACTTGTCCATCGGGATCAGGGCCATTAGAGTAGAACAAACGACCGCAGGAGCGCGCAACGATGAAGATTCTGATTACCGGAGGAACCGGTTTTATTGGCCGCCGTCTGGTGGCCCACCTCAAGGTCAATCACGACGTGGTCGTCCTGAGCCGACAAGGCAGTCGCGCCTACTCCCTGCTTGGCCACGATGTCCAGATCATCGATAACCTCGACAGCCTCGATGACCTCAACGATGTGGATGCGGTGATCAATCTGGCAGGCGAACCCATAGCCGCAGGCCGCTGGAGCGAGCAGCGCAAGCAACTGCTCTGCGACAGCCGCTGGCTACTGACCGAGCAGCTGGTCGACCTTATCAAGCTCTCCACAACGCCCCCTAAAGTGCTGATCAACGCCTCCGCCATCGGCTGGTATGGCAGGCAGGGGGCAGAGCCCCTCGACGAGCAGTGCCGCTCGCCCCATCAGGAGTTCACCCACCAGCTCTGTCAGCAGTGGGAGACGCTGGCGCAGGAAGCCGGCAGCAAACAGACCCGGGTCTGCATCGTGCGGATCGGGCTGGTGCTCGGCATGGATGGCGGCGCTCTGCCCAAAATGCTGCCCCCTTATCGGCTCGGTCTTGGCGGCCCCATGGGCAGTGGCCATCAGATGATGAGCTGGATCCATGTGCAGGATCTGGTGCGCGCTATGCTGTTTCTGCTGGAGCACGAGGAGTGCAACGGCATATTCAACGGCACAGCGCCTCATCCTGTCAGCAACCGGGAATTCAGCCAGACTCTGGCTCGCACCCTCCATCGCCCGCACCTTTTCTTCGTCCCGGCGCCGCTGTTGCAACTGGTGATGGGAGAGGCTGCCGACCTGCTGCTGACCGGGCAAAACGTACTGCCCGCGCATCTGCAACAGGCCGGCTTCCACTTTACCTACCCGCAGCTGCCGCAGGCACTGACCGATCTGTTGCGAGAGACTCGCTAACACTTTCCGAATAACCAAAGCTCGTACAGCAATCAGCCCGACCACTGGTCGGGCTGATTGCGTCTTGCACAGGTACTATCCGGGGACAGATTACAAAAGCCCCTGACCCAGACCACGCAGCCGATCACTGAGGGTGCCCGCCAGCAGCTGGCGCCGCATTCCCTGACCGGCCAGGGTGACCAGCAGCGCCCCCAAGGTTGGTAATCCGAGCCAGATGCGCCAGTGGAACTGCCACTGGCCATCAAACCACCAGAACTGCAGAGCAAAGGCACACAACTCCACCACCATGGCGGCACAGAGTCCGGCCAGCAAGCCACTCGCCACCAGCTCCCAGCGCAGCATCTTGCCAAGCAGCGCGCTGCCAGCCCCGAGGGTGCGCATCAACAGCAGTTCGCGCCGCCGCTGGGCCATGCTGGCCTGAGTCTGGGTCAGCAGCACCAGCAGCGCCGCCACCGTCACCAGCCCCAGCATCAGGGCCAGCGCCCGGCTCACCTGCTCCGAAACCCGGGTCAGCCGCACGATGAGATCATCCACATCAATCAGGCTCACCGTGGGATGGTGGCGGATCAGCCCCACCTCGGCGGTACGCCCCTCTGGCGGCAGCCGGTAGCTGCCGATCCAGGTGCGGGAAAAGGGGGCCAGCAGATCGGGTGAGAAGATCATGTAGAAGTTGGGCCGCATGTTGTCCCACTTGATACTGCGCAGACTGGTGACCCGGGCCCCGAAGCTGCGCCCCTCGATGGTAAAGGCAAGCATGTCACCCAGCTTGATATCGAGCCGCTTGGCCAGTTCGCTGTCGACCGATACCTCGCCGGGGCCGGAGAGCCACTTCCCTGCCACCAGCTTGTTGTCGGCTGGCAGGGTCGTAGTGGTAGTAAAGTTGAGCTCCCGATCGACCCCTTCGCGACCACTGCGAGCCCCTTCCCCCACCGCATCGCCGGCGATATGGGTCAGGCGCCCGCGCACCATGGGATAGAAGTCGGAGGTAACGGCGCCGGCTCCCGCCAGTTCGCTCAGGATCCCTTCCCGCTCGTTCTCGGCCACATTGACCAGAAAACGGTTGGGGGCATCGGCCGGCAAACGAGCGGAGAACTCCTCCAGCAGATCGATGCGAACCGCCCAGAGCAAGCCAAACAGCATCAGCGCCAGCGCAAAACCGGCCAGCTGGAACAGACCACTGCGCCGCTCGCGCGACAGATGGGCCAGCGCCAGCCGCAGGGCGTGCGAGCCGCTCACCCGCGCCCCCAGTCGCAACATCAGGGAGGCCAGCAGAGCCAGCAGCCCCATCAGAAGGCCCATGCCACCCACCAGACCCAGCGCCAACCGCACATCGGCGGTAAAGCCCCATACCAGCGCAAACAGGCCGAGCAGACCGACCGGCAGCGCCAGCCAAGGGGGAATCCCAGCCTCCAGCTCGCGGCGCAACACCCGTAGCGGCGGCACTTTCAGCAGCCGCAAGAAGGGGATAAAGGCGAGCAGCAGGGTGATAAAGAGGGCAACCGCCACTCCCAGCGCAAAGGGGCGCCAAGAGGGGGGCGGCAGATCCGGTGGCAGCAACTCACCCAGCAGTTGCAACGTGAACCACTGCATGATGGTGCCCGCAACCAGCCCCAGCAGGGCACCGATCAGGGTCAGCGACAGCAACAGCCCGCTCATCAGTTGCCACAGACTGGTGCGCGATGCCCCCAACGTCTTGAGCAGCGCCACCATATTGGTCTGGCGCTCGGCAAAGTGACGTACCGCAATGCCCATCGCCAGCG includes:
- a CDS encoding TIGR01777 family oxidoreductase: MKILITGGTGFIGRRLVAHLKVNHDVVVLSRQGSRAYSLLGHDVQIIDNLDSLDDLNDVDAVINLAGEPIAAGRWSEQRKQLLCDSRWLLTEQLVDLIKLSTTPPKVLINASAIGWYGRQGAEPLDEQCRSPHQEFTHQLCQQWETLAQEAGSKQTRVCIVRIGLVLGMDGGALPKMLPPYRLGLGGPMGSGHQMMSWIHVQDLVRAMLFLLEHEECNGIFNGTAPHPVSNREFSQTLARTLHRPHLFFVPAPLLQLVMGEAADLLLTGQNVLPAHLQQAGFHFTYPQLPQALTDLLRETR
- a CDS encoding ABC transporter permease — translated: MMQWRLGWRLLRREGWSGELRWFVLALALSVACVLSVALVADRLEAGLKASGRDFIGADRVLRTATAVPDGWLLQAQKDGLALQTTVSFNSMLFHGDVLQLASIRAVPDGFPFYGKLELTPARTPAPGEIWLSARVMQLLTAKVGDELEVGNTVLKVAGLLGEEPDQGFSPFLLAPRALIHRADIEATGALLPGSRQQWRYLFKGSREALARYESWLVPQLQAGQKWITPDDSESQVGRSLVNAEHFFRLASLCGVLLGALAMGIAVRHFAERQTNMVALLKTLGASRTSLWQLMSGLLLSLTLIGALLGLVAGTIMQWFTLQLLGELLPPDLPPPSWRPFALGVAVALFITLLLAFIPFLRLLKVPPLRVLRRELEAGIPPWLALPVGLLGLFALVWGFTADVRLALGLVGGMGLLMGLLALLASLMLRLGARVSGSHALRLALAHLSRERRSGLFQLAGFALALMLFGLLWAVRIDLLEEFSARLPADAPNRFLVNVAENEREGILSELAGAGAVTSDFYPMVRGRLTHIAGDAVGEGARSGREGVDRELNFTTTTTLPADNKLVAGKWLSGPGEVSVDSELAKRLDIKLGDMLAFTIEGRSFGARVTSLRSIKWDNMRPNFYMIFSPDLLAPFSRTWIGSYRLPPEGRTAEVGLIRHHPTVSLIDVDDLIVRLTRVSEQVSRALALMLGLVTVAALLVLLTQTQASMAQRRRELLLMRTLGAGSALLGKMLRWELVASGLLAGLCAAMVVELCAFALQFWWFDGQWQFHWRIWLGLPTLGALLVTLAGQGMRRQLLAGTLSDRLRGLGQGLL